One window from the genome of Perca flavescens isolate YP-PL-M2 chromosome 17, PFLA_1.0, whole genome shotgun sequence encodes:
- the mymx gene encoding uncharacterized protein mymx isoform X2: MSESIVRKVQPFTIGTRLSAPAVPKCQEFTQSYLQSQSLDNCTLQHNLNSLYLSRSQVCTHSPCLVSPAVKQVTPVKHNQEDMAAEDHLNQNVASASAVSRSIKKITISGNKGRSENKVSVGPAQLSITGSTSENNNNNNNVTSTSADPHLPRIVGVSCENKSSSHFKVLLRRDSSDELQATQAQTRLQLNVLEKSVQQISAPETLKKEPQRKESHPHTQNEASAAVTSQSDCFTQRNSLFNKEVLQAEAWIKGKLQDLKDGCNIQRCPLQDWEEASQTLQRDLKDFENTLIQLNQMGEQLICKLNPTSDLVKKQLSQLRDQWQTLKQTAANQTRALGGAKNLQEFNKKVDKLEAWIKEKEEEQSLVNVLGGNVDKMQLTRRILDLKQDEQLYRNLHEEINHLALKLEKQGKTDGKNISSKRKHINKMWLKVQSHLKNYHENLQLALEVSSFYQQADNTLFAINNMRKSISAAKELDSFGDREIRDIASQIMMLDVSLSQVSNLHPALAAGVTQKQSEVKDCWALLQKVFRSDRTTLSPTGPAFTREDADPLTPAREPQCNVGTEMQRIMGKEVKEEQNRLKGCVSTVECGIGRKTPSNQSQEQPSVNHTSSPTGDSPACANDVIVRHQLKGESRKPRAEPRLATAPRDHPQLHTQLQKFTVSADKTLSWLKDNVSMATQVCSIASFEGLESAKRCQHALEQEILTNRARIEVVKREGRGLVRAQHPGCAKIEEFLGQLEVLWEELRRRHQRNAVFLKASEELGFRVVKVLQALGSLEAWLESVELSMKESALAGDPETMSMAERESCLLEKAMAARSLELGALRQEVERLHSHSHPHTRGLPARMEDVERKYHRVQSALTQQNSELQDTRMLTEFLERVELEESQELGGSQYSLGQPLHSEISSAPPLLGLQSSGGGEPLIGSMGDPVEELREAVEMLNDTVRERGRSQSHDQAIQELRSKHATLAVHVEECLCCSKELGLDILEKETDMAIQCEPDRCGLEALQEKQGHLEIAYKVIREEVKEMENQTARMEELCPERVHVLRAKIQAMLQGWTELGKSVTENKSRLQEFVQLQDFFRSYLAMISWTEDTRSYIFSDTALHLGKDGQRPLAAELDVQIEQKFEEFDELADTGRNLLDKEHHLTQMVRERMEELRSMLGWISVHWRAQKQQWLHKKSRQEPFQDNIYSEATMCCSPLTESSAPEVEAHQSHPPPVVTSDEDKFKTAGDTQPSSLSEEKQLEDGYEVMNSIGPRGSEATSSESPKPSIVVLKEPSSPALGGTVNLILSFGNSEDSQVQVLELPARMDQLVEETSEPVHRPTVPQSSTCKNFWRRCQGFLENTMGSLKRKRKIYRQSANEVSTYLHVKDNNLAVAPVYESITLPRQKSCSSAASASPAFLPSSSLPSSLAPVPQMANVTFHPLAGSGSSSIFSSLKRMSKKRKRKKDARRHTIQKIMGVEEQTEGLPHYDSEAITYDTHTWPLKEGRRKKSSLKSGDGVEAMAYMKNSLLKDIETECSGEYSIIPYAVSEGPATNPARSHCRFLSLGSVLSFDLPKDMTLIPSIQDIITIAPPESKKGAGTDPDPHSQRHTALSSFKQTRPTPAVTHSSADIIFPKTQTVVAKDLPQVDNSFQPPLPLEEDEDQTVPCNNLSEAQFSVHEDEEQEWDKMSSEVKTSTAERDGTSQHSQLPIYMNQAQNTAACKHECPSVHTLIRDLNGHQYHKSARPQSVREKSPGPQCLSQASHMVVNLKSTVSVSVRQDSVDSGISTSSSIKLCTEAPCPDNPQPKGVVGRLMSLEVGGLDCAKTRENPVKWTDSAELETDPVHLDRQQFEEEEEELEDIWNQTTNYRRSICSDIMYQPNQGPSDQSREPLSRSPSPKAPAVLYRNLVTASAPNLLVAEFKLAPYLQSLLGYDKQQSPKSQLPPLAIGDRRSWAAFPNREAASKTSVTVNETATDPVKLPDVGDNRRYIYQYREDEEEEAHVGEEVDEHSAFSKDQSMSLLSVHMGLDGVCQQRKASQSLDDMERQEESTATGGRCITLSGKPELQSMEGTLERKHKLQLGGKKAASRGWNSYHAVLYRHTLCFYQDRKDTLRSSACGLPLNLTGAECSPAPEYTKKPNCIRLRLRDGSEYLLNASSRFMMKKWMMKIQANTGRSESVSPLSSVPVDNDPSISLKPFLCSGCHGLAKCHCSSRRDVTSTFPRRKPPGAAQTKEIVVLTREFSHMPQSHLRSVDEQSTISSSDGGCCDGEEDSLKQTMTYRLSGASGDITSSSPRSPVSSGQDWLSNKRRSHSFTSATFQKIKPTLNTPGGRGLERGSNYCVTLVVGDKSSDSVSISRSSEPPLLASAGWQQDACQDSALRSYASLPRPRNKSVFKKFFGKRDL; encoded by the exons ATTTCAGCGCCTGAAACGCTAAAGAAAGAGCCTCAGAGGAAAGAAagccatccacacacacagaatgaagCGTCGGCAGCTGTTACGTCCCAGAGTGACTGCTTCACTCAACGCAACTCGCTCTTCAACAAGGAAGTACTGCAG GCAGAGGCGTGGATCAAAGGCAAGCTGCAGGACCTGAAGGATGGATGTAATATTCAGCGCTGCCCCCTGCAGGACTGGGAAGAGGCCTCGCAGACGCTTCAGAGAGACCTCAAAGACTTTGAGAACACCCTAATTCAGCTCAACCAG ATGGGTGAGCAGTTGATCTGCAAGCTGAACCCCACCTCTGATCTGGTGAAGAAGCAGCTCAGCCAGCTTAGGGACCAGTGGCAGACCCTGAAACAGACAGCTGCAAATCAGACGAGGGCCCTGGGTGGAGCCAAGAACCTGCAGGAGTTCAACAAAAAAGTGGACAAACTGGAGGCCTGGATTAAAGAGAag GAAGAGGAGCAGTCTCTGGTGAATGTCCTAGGGGGGAATGTTGACAAAATGCAGCTGACCAGGAGAATTTTAGATCTGAAACAG GATGAGCAGCTATACAGAAACCTCCACGAGGAGATCAACCACTTGGCACTAAAACTGGAGAAACAAGGGAAGACAGATGGCAAAAACATCTCCAGCAAGAGGAAACAcatcaataaaat GTGGCTGAAGGTCCAGTCTCATCTGAAAAACTACCATGAAAATCTTCAGCTGGCACTGGAGGTTTCCTCATTCTACCAACAGGCCGATAATACATTGTTTGCTATTAATAACATG aggaaaagcataTCCGCAGCCAAAGAGCTGGACAGCTTCGGAGATAGAGAAATACGCGACATCGCCAGTCAAATCATG ATGCTAGATGTGAGCCTGTCCCAGGTGTCTAATCTCCATCCTGCCCTGGCGGCCGGCGTCACACAGAAGCAGAGCGAGGTGAAGGACTGCTGGGCGCTTCTTCAGAAAGTTTTCAG GAGTGACCGGACCACACTCTCTCCCACTGGCCCAGCTTTCACCAGGGAAGATGCTGACCCCCTGACACCAGCCCGAGAACCCCAGTGCAATGTGGGAACGGAGATGCAAAGAATCATGGGAAAGGAGGTGAAGGAGGAGCAGAATCGTCTAAAAGGCTGCGTG AGTACTGTTGAGTGTGGGATTGGTAGGAAAACACCGAGCAACCAAAGCCAGGAGCAGCCATCAGTGAACCACACCTCTTCACCCACGGGAGACAGCCCTGCCTGTGCAAATGATGTCATCGTCAGACATCAATTGAAGGGAGAAAG CAGGAAGCCCAGAGCAGAGCCCAGGCTTGCCACGGCCCCGCGAGACCACCCACAGCTTCACACACAGCTCCAGAAGTTCACCGTGTCTGCTGACAAG ACATTGTCCTGGCTGAAAGACAATGTGTCCATGGCCACACAGGTGTGTTCAATAGCCAGCTTTGAGGGGCTGGAGTCCGCCAAGAGGTGTCAACACGCTCTGGAACAAGAAATTCTAACCAACAGGGCCAGGATAGAGGTGGTCAAGCGG GAGGGCCGCGGGCTGGTCCGTGCACAGCACCCAGGCTGCGCCAAGATAGAGGAGTTCCTCGGCCAGCTGGAAGTTCTGTGGGAAGAGCTGCGGAGGAGGCACCAGAGGAACGCTGTGTTTCTGAAGGCCTCAGAGGAGCTGGGTTTTAGG GTTGTAAAAGTGCTCCAGGCCCTGGGCAGCCTGGAAGCCTGGCTGGAGTCCGTAGAGCTTTCCATGAAGGAATCTGCTCTCGCTGGTGACCCTGAAACAATGAGCATGGCTGAGAGGGAGAGCTGTCTGCTGGAGAAAGCGATGGCAGCACGCAGCCTGGAGCTCGGTGCTCTGAGACAGGAGGTGGAGCGCCTCCATAGCCACAGTCACCCACACACACGAGGCCTGCCAGCACGCATGGAGGACGTGGAAAGAAA gTACCACCGTGTCCAAAGTGCCCTGACCCAGCAGAACTCAGAGCTGCAGGACACACGAATGCTGACTGAGTTCCTGGAGCGCGTGGAACTGGAGGAGAGCCAGGAGCTCGGTGGTAGTCAGTACAGCCTGGGCCAG CCTCTTCACAGTGAGATTTCCTCAGCTCCTCCATTGCTGGGACTCCAAAGCAGTGGCGGTGGTGAGCCCCTGATAGGAAGCATGGGGGACCCTGTGGAGGAACTACGAGAGGCCGTAGAGATGCTAAATGACACTGTTAGGGAAAGAGGCCGGTCGCAGAGCCACGACCAGGCCATCCAGGAGCTGCGGAGCAAG CACGCCACCCTGGCGGTGCACGTGGAGGAGTGCTTGTGCTGCAGCAAGGAGCTGGGCCTGGACATCCTGGAGAAAGAGACTGACATGGCCATCCAGTGTGAGCCAGACCGCTGCGGCCTAGAGGCTCTGCAGGAGAAGCAGGGCCACCTGGAG ATTGCCTATAAAGTCATCAGGGAGGAGGTAAAGGAGATGGAGAACCAGACTGCTCGCATGGAGGAGCTGTGCCCAGAGAGAGTGCACGTACTCAGGGCAAAGATCCAGGCTATGCTGCAGGGCTGGACAGAGCTGGGGAAGAGTGTGACGGAGAACAAGTCACGTCTGCAAGAGTTTGTGCAGCTCCAGGACTTCTTCAGGAGCTACCTCGCCATGAT CTCATGGACAGAAGACACCAGGTCGTACATTTTCTCAGATACCGCCTTGCATCTTGGGAAAGATGGCCAGAGGCCACTCGCTGCCGAGCTGGACGTACAGATTGAGCAAAAGTTTGAGGAGTTTGATGAGCTGGCGGACACGGGGAGGAACCTTTTAGACAAAGAACACCACCTCACGCAGATG GTAAGAGAGCGCATGGAGGAACTGAGGAGTATGCTTGGGTGGATTTCGGTGCACTGGAGGGCTCAGAAACAACAATGGCTTCACAAGAAAAGCAGACAGGAGCCTTTCCAAGATAACATTTATTCTGAGGCCACAATGTGCTGCTCTCCATTAACAGAG AGTTCAGCTCCTGAGGTAGAGGCCCACCAGTCCCATCCACCCCCAGTCGTCACCTCCGATGAAGACAAATTTAAGACAGCAGGAGACACCCAGCCCTCATCCCTGTCTGAGGAGAAGCAGTTGGAGGATGGGTATGAGGTCATGAACAGCATCGGACCACGGGGCAGCGAAGCCACCTCCTCAGAGTCTCCCAAACCCTCCATTGTGGTTCTCAAAGAGCCCAGCAGCCCTGCTTTAGGGGGCACGGTCAACCTCATCCTTAGCTTTGGTAACTCCGAGGACAGCCAGGTTCAGGTGCTTGAGCTGCCTGCTAGGATGGACCAGTTAGTGGAGGAGACCTCTGAGCCTGTCCACAGG CCCACTGTGCCTCAATCTTCTACCTGTAAAAACTTTTGGAGGCGCTGCCAGGGGTTTTTGGAAAATACTATGGGTAGTTTAAAGCGAAAGAGAAAGATTTATCGTCAGAGTGCAAACGAG gtAAGTACCTACTTGCATGTCAAGGATAACAACTTGGCTGTGGCCCCTGTGTATGAGAGTATCACCCTGCCCCGCCAAAAGAGCTGCAGCTCTGCAGCCTCAGCCTCCCCTGCTTTCTTGCCGTCCTCCTCCTTGCCGTCTTCCTTGGCGCCTGTACCTCAGATGGCCAACGTAACCTTCCACCCGTTGGCGGGGAGCGGCAGCAGCTCCATCTTCAGCAGCCTTAAGAGAATGAgcaagaagagaaagaggaagaaagacgCTCGCAGACACACAATCCAGAAAATCATGGGAGTGGAGGAGCAAACAGAAGGGCTGCCTCATTATGACAGCGAGGCAATCACGTATGACACACATACGTGGCCTCTGAAGGAAGGCAGAAGGAAGAAGAGTTCTCTAAAGAGTGGGGATGGAGTAGAAGCTATGGCCTATATGAAGAATTCCCTGCTGAAGGACATAGAAACAGAATGTTCAGGAGAGTACAGCATTATTCCATATGCTGTATCAGAGGGGCCGGCCACAAATCCTGCGAGAAGCCACTGCAGATTCCTCTCGTTGGGCTCTGTGCTGAGCTTCGATCTACCCAAGGACATGACCCTCATCCCCAGCATTCAGGACATCATCACTATCGCCCCTCCGGAGTCCAAAAAAGGAGCAGGGACTGATCCAGATCCCCATTCCCAGAGACACACAGCCCTGAGCTCTTTCAAACAGACTCGACCCACTCCAGCTGTCACACACAGTTCAGCAGATATCATTTTCCCTAAAACACAGACAGTTGTGGCGAAAGATCTGCCTCAGGTGGACAACAGCTTCCAACCCCCACTTCCTCTTGAGGAAGATGAGGATCAGACTGTACCATGTAACAACCTGTCTGAAGCCCAGTTCAGTGTGCACGAGGATGAGGAGCAGGAGTGGGACAAAATGTCATCAGAGGTTAAAACCAGTACAGCTGAAAGGGATGGGACCAGCCAGCATTCCCAGCTCCCTATTTATATGAACCAAGCCCAAAATacagctgcatgtaaacacGAATGCCCTAGTGTCCATACGCTTATCCGAGACCTGAATGGACACCAGTACCATAAAAGTGCCAGACCGCAGAGTGTGCGTGAAAAGAGCCCTGGACCTCAGTGTCTGAGCCAAGCTTCTCATATGGTCGTGAATCTGAAGTCCacagtgagtgtgagtgttCGTCAGGACTCGGTTGACTCTGGAATCTCCACCTCCAGCAGTATCAAGCTTTGCACTGAGGCTCCATGTCCAGATAACCCGCAGCCCAAAGGCGTGGTGGGGAGGCTCATGTCCCTTGAGGTGGGAGGTCTAGACTGCGCTAAAACGAGGGAGAACCCCGTAAAATGGACAGACTCAGCAGAGCTAGAAACGGACCCCGTCCACCTCGACCGCCAGCAGtttgaagaggaagaagaagaactggAGGACATCTGGAACCAGACAACCAACTACAGACGGAGCATCTGCTCAGACATCATGTACCAACCCAACCAGGGACCCTCGGACCAATCCAGAGAGCCCCTGTCCCGCTCACCTTCACCCAAGGCCCCGGCTGTGCTCTACAGGAACCTGGTCACAGCCTCAGCACCCAACCTCCTCGTGGCAGAGTTTAAACTGGCGCCCTACCTTCAGAGCTTGCTGGGTTACGACAAGCAACAGAGTCCCAAAAGTCAGCTCCCTCCACTGGCCATAGGAGACAGGAGGTCCTGGGCGGCCTTCCCTAACAGGGAAGCAGCTAGCAAGACCTCAGTGACCGTGAACGAGACGGCAACAGATCCAGTGAAGCTGCCAGATGTGGGGGACAATCGGAGATATATTTATCAATACcgagaggatgaggaggaggaggcacaTGTGGGGGAGGAGGTGGACGAGCACTCAGCTTTTTCGAAG GACCAGTCAATGAGTCTGCTGTCAGTTCACATGGGTTTGGATGGCGTCTGTCAGCAAAGAAAAGCCTCTCAAAGCCTGGACGACATGGAGAGGCAGGAAGAATCTACGGCCACAGGAGGGCGCTGTATCACCCTG AGTGGAAAGCCTGAGCTGCAGTCTATGGAGGGAACGCTGGAGAGGAAGCACAAGCTGCAGCTGGGAGGAAAGAAA GCTGCCTCCAGGGGCTGGAACTCCTACCATGCCGTCCTATATAGACACACCTTGTGCTTCTACCAGGATAGAAAGGATACACTGAGG AGCTCTGCATGTGGCCTGCCTCTGAACCTCACGGGAGCCGAGTGTTCCCCTGCACCAGAGTACACCAAAAAGCCCAACTGCATTCGACTACG GCTCCGTGATGGGTCTGAATATCTGCTCAATGCCTCCTCACGCTTTATGATGAAGAAATGGATGATGAAAATACAAGCAAACACGG ggcGGAGTGAGTCTGTGTCTCCACTATCGAGTGTCCCAGTTGATAACGACCCCTCCATTTCCTT AAAGCCCTTCCTCTGCTCCGGTTGTCATGGTCTCGCCAAATGCCACTGCTCCTCCCGCCGTGATGTCACCTCCACGTTCCCCAGGCGCAAACCGCCGGGCGCCGCCCAAACCAAAGAGATTGTTGTCCTCACCAGAGAGTTCAGTCACATGCCGCAGAGTCATTTAAGGAGTGTGGATGAGCAGTCGACCATCTCATCCTCAGATGGAGGCTGTTGTG ATGGTGAAGAAGACAGTTTAAAGCAGACAATGACCTACAGACTGTCTGGAGCATCCGGAGACATCACCTCTTCCTCCCCTCGCTCCCCGGTCTCCAGCGGTCAGGACTGGCTCAGCAACAAGCGTCGCTCCCACTCCTTCACGTCAG CAACGTTTCAGAAGATCAAACCCACGTTGAACACCCCTGGAGGCAGAGGCCTGGAAAGAGGCTCCAACTACTGCGTGACTCTTGTAGTTGGAGACAAGTCATCGGACAGCGTGTCCATCAGCAGAAGCTCCGAGCCCCCGCTGCTGGCCTCAGCTGGATGGCAGCAGGACGCCTGTCAGGACTCGGCTCTGAGGAGCTACGCCAGCCTGCCACGACCACGCAACAAGTCCGTCTTCAAAAAGTTCTTCGGAAAAAGGGACCTCTGa